In Deltaproteobacteria bacterium, a single genomic region encodes these proteins:
- a CDS encoding TonB-dependent receptor: MLATLASIGAAATAEAADDARIVGAVTNQKTHEPIKGALVIVECTCLQASIERYTNDQGFYSVEGLPAGPYRVTVLHDDASVEKKFPLPRAARFKANFAIDPADRFKRTVIVKPMVDPSSQASGGKFDMVHWGKTPVSANRDFTDVVEVAPTGTRVPGGVALAGGTPAEVKFSLGSTSLNSPRFSTVASGLVQDFLEEVEVLEAGYDAEYGDASTGQVRARRVSGGNRFRGQARFTFTPRLAKPRFIVATDNAVRAIEVPDYQMTGVLRMSGPIVKDKLFWSGGILMTGGRGSLIQSFHHRVDKDGSGGYEDCPQENGAFDCVAGGDYIATEKFAEEKFKTGIATPQFFGGLDWVITPKHRLEFTVTGQPSFQRRAFRRAPNANYDPASFGTTFSTDPLGGGSLVANGVVDGTFGWDRGNATTVGGEYHGRVANDTLEIDGAVGYGEFMSQQAWKLDHPELRDQPITQQTDTQGASLFKLLDQENRLDLIGQQKLDQACNSADLPGLTCPVRQWLSGGIGPYGSSRQRRVEGSLSLTHFFSAAGAHQLKYGGKVEHLVSRDVEQYSGRNDNDFYGGCAGQGFEGDGGEWCYDRSRDRYEITNAERVDNHRLIRVNTDNPENRYSRGYGRIREEQGELRALASPIGAGVRVDAYRARVSTQNYAVYLQDKWSILPNLYLSAGVRWELQDMRDVLGRRAVFVWDNVAPRVGISYDWTEEGRSRLYASYGWFYQPLPLQLNSRVFGGLVQVGRTYRNSDCLGRSSSDGHPREVDGQPTEYCTDFNDFTTGLTPGAVVPRLKGQYNQQFQIGYEQEVIEDLTLGVRWLHNGLGRAVEDISPDGGNNFIIANPGVAVSAEDIAAQNSHCDELDQQLQGLTNDDEARPQVARDLQRCKFLVDAYGKVGTLFTRPRRNYDAFTFEVRKRFAKNWMVNASYTYSRLIGNYDGFVDPLTGAINLGASSQYDLPELVRNSFGALSTNTPHRFRVDGYYSFDLQEAGRLTLGTSFRYQSGYPISLKGSNGRYGPTAVYVLPRGAGGSVPGNYSWNLNIGYGYPIGKDVELEVAVRWFNVTNAKAPLRVDENYSFSNTRAVPGGDLGDVKHTKVQSAGQPTQFFQREIIARQGNYGVQTAFQNPTAAQIDVIVRF, from the coding sequence ATGCTCGCCACGCTCGCGTCGATTGGCGCGGCTGCGACCGCCGAGGCGGCCGATGACGCGCGCATCGTCGGCGCCGTCACCAACCAGAAGACCCACGAGCCCATCAAGGGCGCGCTGGTCATCGTCGAGTGCACCTGCCTGCAGGCCAGCATCGAGCGGTACACCAACGACCAGGGCTTCTACAGCGTCGAGGGCCTGCCGGCGGGTCCCTACCGGGTGACGGTGCTGCACGACGACGCCAGCGTGGAGAAGAAATTCCCGCTGCCGCGGGCCGCGAGGTTCAAGGCCAACTTCGCGATCGATCCCGCCGATCGCTTCAAGCGAACCGTCATCGTGAAGCCGATGGTCGATCCGTCGAGCCAGGCCAGTGGCGGCAAGTTCGACATGGTCCACTGGGGCAAGACCCCGGTCAGCGCGAACCGTGACTTCACCGATGTCGTCGAGGTCGCACCGACGGGCACACGGGTGCCGGGCGGGGTCGCGCTCGCCGGTGGCACGCCGGCGGAGGTGAAGTTCTCGCTCGGCAGCACCTCGCTCAACAGCCCGCGCTTCAGCACGGTCGCGTCGGGCCTCGTGCAGGACTTCCTCGAGGAGGTCGAGGTGCTCGAGGCCGGCTACGACGCGGAGTATGGCGACGCGTCGACCGGTCAGGTGCGTGCGCGCCGGGTCTCGGGCGGCAACCGATTTCGCGGCCAGGCCCGCTTCACCTTCACACCGCGACTGGCCAAGCCGCGCTTCATCGTCGCCACCGACAACGCCGTGCGCGCGATCGAGGTGCCCGACTACCAGATGACCGGCGTGCTGCGCATGTCGGGTCCGATCGTGAAGGACAAGCTGTTCTGGTCTGGCGGCATCCTCATGACCGGCGGGCGCGGCTCGCTCATCCAGAGCTTCCACCACCGCGTCGACAAGGACGGCTCGGGCGGCTACGAGGACTGCCCCCAGGAGAACGGCGCGTTCGACTGCGTCGCCGGTGGCGACTACATCGCGACCGAGAAGTTCGCGGAGGAGAAGTTCAAGACCGGCATCGCGACGCCGCAGTTCTTCGGCGGGCTGGACTGGGTCATCACGCCCAAGCACCGCCTCGAGTTCACCGTGACCGGTCAGCCGAGCTTCCAGCGCCGGGCATTTCGTCGGGCGCCCAACGCCAACTACGACCCGGCATCGTTCGGCACCACCTTCAGCACCGACCCCCTCGGCGGCGGGTCGCTGGTCGCCAACGGCGTCGTCGACGGCACCTTCGGCTGGGATCGCGGCAACGCGACCACGGTCGGCGGCGAGTACCACGGGCGCGTCGCCAACGACACGCTCGAGATCGACGGCGCGGTCGGCTACGGCGAATTCATGAGCCAGCAGGCGTGGAAGCTCGATCACCCCGAGCTGCGCGACCAGCCCATCACGCAACAGACCGACACCCAGGGCGCGAGCCTGTTCAAGCTCCTCGACCAGGAGAACCGCCTCGACCTCATCGGGCAGCAGAAGCTCGACCAAGCCTGCAACTCGGCCGACCTGCCGGGCCTGACGTGCCCGGTGCGGCAGTGGCTGTCGGGTGGCATCGGGCCCTACGGCAGCTCGCGCCAGCGTCGCGTCGAGGGCTCGCTCTCGCTGACCCACTTCTTCTCGGCCGCTGGTGCTCACCAGCTCAAGTACGGCGGCAAGGTCGAGCACCTGGTCTCGCGCGACGTCGAGCAGTACTCGGGCCGCAACGACAACGACTTCTACGGCGGTTGCGCCGGTCAGGGCTTCGAAGGCGACGGCGGTGAGTGGTGCTACGACCGCAGCCGCGACAGGTACGAGATCACCAACGCAGAGCGCGTCGACAACCACCGTCTGATCCGCGTCAACACCGACAACCCCGAGAATCGCTACTCCCGCGGCTACGGCCGCATCCGCGAGGAGCAGGGCGAGCTGCGGGCGTTGGCCTCGCCGATCGGCGCGGGCGTGCGCGTCGATGCCTACCGCGCGCGGGTCTCGACGCAGAACTACGCGGTGTATCTGCAGGACAAGTGGTCGATCCTGCCCAATCTCTACCTCAGCGCGGGCGTGCGTTGGGAGCTGCAGGACATGCGCGACGTGTTGGGACGGCGGGCGGTGTTCGTCTGGGACAACGTCGCGCCGCGCGTGGGCATCAGCTACGACTGGACCGAGGAGGGGCGCAGTCGGCTCTACGCCAGCTACGGGTGGTTCTACCAGCCGCTCCCGTTGCAGCTGAACTCGCGGGTGTTCGGTGGTCTGGTGCAGGTCGGACGGACCTATCGCAACTCGGACTGCCTCGGGCGCAGCAGCAGCGACGGCCATCCCCGCGAGGTCGACGGCCAACCGACCGAGTACTGCACCGACTTCAACGACTTCACGACCGGCCTCACGCCGGGCGCCGTCGTCCCGCGACTCAAGGGCCAGTACAACCAGCAGTTCCAGATCGGCTACGAGCAGGAGGTGATCGAGGACCTCACGCTCGGTGTGCGCTGGCTTCACAACGGCCTGGGGCGCGCGGTCGAGGACATCTCGCCCGACGGCGGCAACAACTTCATCATTGCCAACCCCGGCGTTGCCGTGTCGGCCGAGGACATCGCAGCCCAGAACAGTCACTGCGACGAGCTCGATCAGCAGCTGCAGGGCCTCACGAACGACGACGAGGCGCGGCCGCAGGTCGCCCGCGACCTGCAGCGCTGCAAGTTCCTGGTCGACGCGTACGGCAAGGTCGGGACCCTCTTCACGCGACCGCGGCGCAACTACGACGCGTTCACGTTCGAGGTCCGAAAGCGCTTCGCGAAGAACTGGATGGTCAACGCCAGCTACACCTACAGCCGCCTGATCGGCAACTACGATGGCTTCGTCGATCCGCTGACCGGCGCGATCAACCTCGGCGCCAGCTCGCAGTACGACCTGCCGGAGCTGGTTCGGAACAGCTTCGGCGCGCTGTCGACCAATACTCCGCATCGCTTTCGCGTCGACGGCTACTACAGCTTCGACCTGCAGGAGGCCGGCCGGCTCACGCTCGGGACCAGCTTCCGCTATCAATCGGGCTACCCGATCTCGCTCAAGGGCTCGAACGGGCGCTACGGCCCGACCGCGGTCTACGTGCTGCCCCGTGGCGCGGGCGGCAGCGTGCCCGGCAACTACAGCTGGAACCTCAACATCGGCTACGGCTACCCCATCGGCAAGGACGTCGAGCTGGAGGTCGCGGTGCGGTGGTTCAACGTGACCAACGCGAAGGCGCCGCTGCGGGTCGACGAGAACTACTCCTTCAGCAACACCCGCGCGGTGCCCGGGGGTGACCTCGGCGACGTGAAGCACACCAAGGTCCAGAGCGCGGGGCAGCCCACGCAGTTCTTCCAGCGCGAGATCATCGCGCGGCAGGGCAACTATGGCGTCCAGACCGCGTTCCAGAACCCCACGGCCGCACAGATCGACGTCATCGTGAGGTTCTAG
- a CDS encoding TonB-dependent receptor, translating into MLAPETALAAEEGAINGVVTNAKTREKLKGALVVLQCTCLQGSRETTTNDSGLYAFKELPPGTYTIQVLVGQADVSKVATLPRAAKFRANFSVDPANEFRRVVRVKSTPVKQGTAVGREVNMEEFRNIPIGNATNRDFTAVVESSATASVDSAGISLAGTTGAESKYTVEGANVNNPRFGTVGASIVQEFIQEVEIQEAGYEAEYGDASGGQVAARRVSGTNKLRGVARFTYTPRLAKPRFIIGTDNALRAIEVPDYAMQGVVGMNGPIIKDRLFWSGGIASTGGRASLIQSFHHRVDKDGSGGYEECPYENGAFDCVAGGDYIASEKFAEQKFKTGNVDLQLFGGLDWAISPKHKIGFSIFTNPGFTRRTYRRPVGDSLDPSSFGTSPSADPLGGGSRVANGVVNEHFGWDRDNATTAVVNYNGRVAEDKLEIDANFSYSQFRFVEGWKIDNPDIVNRTATQEQDSQGTNLFSLLDRDNRLDLVPGVEDACNNANLPGLTCPVRQWLSGGLGQYSQGTTRRVNGNFSLTHFFNAAGAHQLKYGAQIEHIQDKTDNRYSGRNDGDFYNNCAAGQSGGGEYCYDKASDSYDIDFANRVNNHRFIFVDTDNPDARTAVGFGRVREEQGQLRAIATPLGAGIRVDGYRANVSTQNYGFFLQDKWAILSNLFVTAGVRWEMQDMRDILGRRAVFIWDNVAPRVGINYDWTDEGRSRLFASYGWFYQPLPLQLNARVFGGLVNVQRTYRNSDCVGQSTTIDGTARDRYRDGQPTEYCTDFNGSTSQLTQGAVVPRLKGQYNQQFQMGYEQEVIEDLTLGVRWLHTDLGRAVEDISTNGGLNFIIANPGVDVSGDDLKRQQDRCNQLQSQLDGTEMDDPGRSQVARDLQRCQFLADAFGKVGSLFSRPRRNFDAFTFEVKKRFAKNWLLLGSYTYSRLVGNYDGFVDPITGAINIGASTQYDIPELVRNSFGPLSFNTPHRFKVDGFYSFDLQEAGRLTLGTSVRYQSGYPISLRAGSNRYPGLYPIYVVPRGAGGRVEANYNWNLSLSYAYPLPGDLEIEFAVRWLNVTNAKAALRVDEVYSFDDTRPVAGGDLSDVKHTKIQNAGNPTEFFQRVVLSPQGNFGVQARFQNPTAAQFELQLRF; encoded by the coding sequence ATGTTGGCACCCGAGACGGCGCTTGCCGCCGAGGAAGGCGCCATCAACGGCGTCGTCACGAATGCCAAGACGCGCGAGAAGCTGAAGGGCGCCCTCGTGGTCCTGCAGTGCACGTGCTTGCAGGGCTCGCGCGAGACGACCACCAACGACAGCGGTCTGTACGCGTTCAAGGAGCTGCCGCCGGGCACGTACACGATCCAGGTGCTCGTCGGTCAGGCCGACGTGTCGAAGGTCGCGACGCTGCCGCGCGCCGCGAAGTTCCGCGCGAACTTCTCGGTCGATCCGGCCAACGAGTTCCGTCGCGTCGTCCGCGTGAAGTCGACCCCGGTCAAGCAGGGCACCGCCGTTGGCCGCGAGGTCAACATGGAGGAGTTCCGCAACATCCCGATCGGCAACGCGACCAACCGCGACTTCACGGCGGTGGTCGAGTCGTCGGCGACTGCGTCGGTCGACTCCGCCGGCATCTCGCTCGCGGGCACTACCGGTGCCGAGAGCAAGTACACCGTCGAGGGCGCCAACGTGAACAACCCGCGGTTCGGTACCGTGGGCGCTTCGATCGTCCAGGAGTTCATCCAGGAGGTCGAGATCCAAGAGGCCGGCTACGAGGCCGAGTACGGCGACGCCTCGGGCGGCCAGGTCGCTGCCCGCCGCGTGTCGGGTACCAACAAGCTCCGCGGCGTCGCGCGCTTCACCTACACCCCGCGTCTGGCCAAACCGCGCTTCATCATCGGCACGGACAACGCCCTGCGCGCGATCGAGGTGCCCGACTACGCCATGCAGGGCGTGGTCGGCATGAACGGCCCCATCATCAAGGATCGGTTGTTCTGGTCGGGCGGCATCGCCTCCACCGGCGGCCGCGCGTCGCTGATCCAGTCGTTCCACCACCGCGTCGACAAGGACGGCTCGGGTGGCTACGAGGAGTGCCCCTACGAGAACGGCGCGTTCGACTGCGTCGCCGGCGGTGACTACATCGCGAGCGAGAAGTTCGCCGAGCAGAAGTTCAAGACCGGCAACGTCGACTTGCAGCTCTTCGGCGGCCTCGACTGGGCCATCAGCCCCAAGCACAAGATCGGCTTCTCGATCTTCACCAACCCCGGCTTCACGCGTCGCACCTACCGACGCCCAGTCGGCGACAGCCTCGACCCGAGCTCGTTCGGCACCTCGCCCTCCGCCGATCCCCTGGGCGGCGGCTCGCGCGTCGCCAACGGCGTCGTCAACGAGCACTTCGGCTGGGACCGCGACAACGCGACCACGGCGGTGGTCAACTACAACGGTCGTGTCGCCGAGGACAAGCTCGAGATCGACGCCAACTTCAGCTACTCGCAGTTCCGCTTCGTCGAGGGTTGGAAGATCGACAACCCCGACATCGTGAACCGCACCGCCACGCAGGAGCAGGACAGTCAGGGCACCAACCTGTTCTCGCTGCTCGACCGCGACAACCGCCTCGACCTCGTGCCGGGCGTCGAGGACGCCTGCAACAACGCCAACCTGCCGGGTCTGACCTGCCCCGTGCGTCAGTGGCTCTCGGGCGGTCTCGGCCAGTACAGCCAAGGCACCACCCGCCGCGTCAACGGCAACTTCTCGCTGACGCACTTCTTCAACGCCGCGGGCGCGCACCAGCTCAAGTACGGCGCGCAGATCGAGCACATCCAGGACAAGACCGACAACCGCTACTCGGGTCGGAACGACGGCGACTTCTACAACAACTGCGCGGCCGGCCAGTCGGGCGGCGGCGAGTACTGCTACGACAAGGCCAGCGACAGCTACGACATCGACTTCGCGAACCGCGTCAACAACCACCGCTTCATCTTCGTCGACACCGACAACCCGGACGCCCGCACGGCCGTCGGCTTCGGTCGCGTGCGCGAGGAGCAGGGCCAGCTGCGCGCCATCGCCACGCCGCTGGGCGCCGGCATCCGCGTCGATGGCTACCGCGCCAACGTCTCGACCCAGAACTACGGCTTCTTCCTGCAGGACAAGTGGGCGATCCTCTCCAACTTGTTCGTCACCGCCGGCGTTCGGTGGGAGATGCAGGACATGCGCGACATCCTCGGTCGTCGCGCGGTGTTCATCTGGGACAACGTCGCCCCGCGCGTCGGCATCAACTACGACTGGACGGACGAAGGTCGCAGCCGCCTGTTCGCCAGCTACGGTTGGTTCTACCAGCCGCTGCCGCTGCAGCTGAACGCCCGCGTGTTCGGCGGTCTCGTCAACGTCCAGCGCACCTACCGGAACTCGGACTGCGTCGGCCAGTCGACCACCATCGACGGCACCGCACGCGACCGCTACCGCGACGGCCAGCCCACCGAGTACTGCACCGACTTCAACGGCTCGACCAGCCAGCTGACCCAGGGCGCCGTCGTCCCGCGCCTCAAGGGCCAATACAACCAGCAGTTCCAGATGGGCTACGAGCAGGAGGTCATCGAGGACCTGACGCTCGGCGTCCGCTGGCTGCACACCGACCTCGGTCGCGCCGTCGAGGACATCTCGACCAACGGTGGCCTCAACTTCATCATCGCCAACCCCGGTGTCGACGTCTCGGGCGACGACCTCAAGCGTCAGCAGGACCGCTGCAACCAGCTGCAGAGCCAGCTCGACGGCACCGAGATGGACGACCCCGGTCGCAGCCAGGTCGCCCGCGACCTGCAGCGCTGCCAGTTCCTGGCCGACGCGTTCGGCAAGGTCGGCTCGCTGTTCAGCCGCCCGCGTCGCAACTTCGACGCCTTCACCTTCGAGGTGAAGAAGCGCTTCGCGAAGAACTGGCTGCTCCTCGGTAGCTACACCTACAGCCGCTTGGTCGGTAACTACGACGGCTTCGTCGACCCGATCACCGGCGCCATCAACATCGGCGCGAGCACGCAGTACGACATCCCCGAGCTGGTGCGAAACAGCTTCGGCCCGCTGTCGTTCAACACCCCGCACCGCTTCAAGGTCGACGGCTTCTACTCGTTCGACTTGCAGGAGGCCGGCCGCCTGACCCTCGGCACCAGCGTGCGCTACCAGTCGGGCTACCCGATCTCGCTGCGCGCCGGCAGCAACCGCTACCCGGGCCTGTACCCCATCTACGTGGTGCCCCGCGGTGCCGGTGGTCGGGTCGAGGCCAACTACAACTGGAACCTGAGCCTCAGCTACGCGTACCCGCTCCCGGGTGACCTCGAGATCGAGTTCGCGGTCCGCTGGCTCAACGTCACCAACGCCAAGGCCGCGCTGCGCGTCGACGAGGTCTACTCGTTCGACGACACCCGCCCGGTTGCCGGTGGTGATCTCTCCGACGTGAAGCACACCAAGATCCAGAACGCCGGCAACCCGACCGAGTTCTTCCAGCGCGTGGTGCTGTCGCCGCAGGGCAACTTCGGCGTGCAGGCACGCTTCCAGAACCCGACCGCGGCGCAGTTCGAGCTCCAGCTGCGCTTCTAG